One stretch of Manis pentadactyla isolate mManPen7 chromosome 10, mManPen7.hap1, whole genome shotgun sequence DNA includes these proteins:
- the LOC130679028 gene encoding olfactory receptor 6C2-like, producing the protein MRNHTSQTSFILLGLTDDPQLQILIFIFLLITYMLSVTGNLSIIILTLVDSHLKTAMYFFLQNFSLLEISFTSACIPRFLYSISTGDRTVTYNACVSQLFFTYVFGITEFFLLATISFDRYVAICKPLPYMTIMNYRVCKRLVFCCWVTTLLIILPPLSLGLDLEFCASNAIDHFLCDANPILKISCSDTWFIEQMVIICSVMIFIVTLVCVVLSYMYIIRTILRFPSAQQRTRAFSTCSSHMIVVSITYGSCIFVYIKPSAKDEMAINKGVTILTTSISPMLNPFIYSLRNKQVKQAFNDLVKRFILLSKN; encoded by the coding sequence atgagaaaccacacatctcAAACCAGTTTCATCCTtctgggattgacagatgaccctcagctacagattctgatttttatatttctactgatcacctacatgttgagtgtaactggaaacctgagcatcatcatcctcacattagtggattctcaccttaaaactgcaatgtacttttttctccaaaatttttctttgttagaaatctcattcacttctgcatgcattcctagattcttgtacagTATATCAACAGGTGACAGGACTGTTACATATAATGCTTGTGTATCCCAACtattttttacatatgtttttggaataacggaattttttctcctggctaCCATTTCCTTTGATCGAtatgtagccatctgcaaacccctgccttacatgactattatgaactacagGGTCTGCAAACGGCTTGTCTTCTGCTGTTGGGTGACTACTCTACTGATCATATTGCCACCACTTAGCTTGGGACTGGACctggaattctgtgcctctaatgccattgaccactttCTCTGTGATGCTAACCCAATATtgaagatctcatgctcagatacatggttcaTAGAGCAGATGGTTATTATCTGCTCTGTGATGATTTTTATTGTGACTctggtgtgtgtggttctgtcctacatgtacatcatcagaacaattctaagattcccctctgcccagcagaggacaagagccttttctacctgttcttcccacatgatcgtggtttccatcacctatggcagctgcatctttgtttatattaagccttcagcaaaagatgaaatggccattaataagggagtaactatactcactacttccatttcccccatgttaaacccattcatttactctctgaggaacaaacaagtgaaacaagcctttaatgacttagtcaaaagatttaTATTGCTGTCAAAGAATTAG